From a single Methanomicrobium sp. W14 genomic region:
- a CDS encoding ATP synthase subunit B, with protein MKEYRTITKIQGPLVFVEKTEPVGYNELVNIVQSDGTVKRGQVLDTSDEIVCVQVFESTAGIGKDSGVRFTGETIKMPVGKEMLGRILSGAGKPKDGGPDIVPEKRLDINGAAINPYARASPSEFIQTGISTIDATNTLVRGQKLPIFSGSGLPHNEIALQIARQAKVPGSSEEFAVVFAAMGITKEEENQFMADFERTGALEHAVVFLNLADDPAVERIITPRLALTTAEYLAFELGYHVLVILTDMTNYCEALRQIGAAREEVPGRRGYPGYMYTDLASLYERAGIIKGKKGSVTQLSILTMPGDDITHPIPDLSGYITEGQIVVSRELHRKGIYPPINVMPSLSRLMNLGIGAGKTRDDHKKVSDQMYAGYAEGVDLRGLVAIVGKDALSERDQRFLEFADLFENKFVRQGHDEDRSIADSLDIGWELLATLPEEQLTRIDRDLIQKYHPKYRKKE; from the coding sequence ATGAAGGAATATCGCACAATTACCAAGATCCAGGGACCGCTTGTATTCGTCGAGAAGACCGAGCCTGTAGGGTACAATGAGCTTGTAAACATTGTCCAGTCTGACGGCACGGTAAAGCGTGGCCAGGTTCTTGATACTTCAGATGAGATTGTCTGTGTCCAGGTCTTCGAGTCGACTGCCGGTATAGGCAAGGACTCGGGAGTCCGCTTTACAGGCGAGACCATCAAGATGCCTGTCGGAAAGGAAATGCTCGGACGTATCCTGTCCGGTGCGGGTAAGCCAAAAGACGGCGGCCCCGATATCGTCCCTGAAAAGAGGCTTGACATCAACGGTGCAGCTATCAACCCGTATGCACGTGCATCCCCGTCAGAGTTTATCCAGACAGGTATATCGACAATCGATGCGACAAACACACTTGTCCGTGGTCAGAAGCTTCCTATCTTCTCCGGTTCAGGTCTGCCGCACAATGAGATTGCTCTTCAGATAGCACGTCAGGCAAAGGTTCCGGGCTCTTCGGAAGAGTTCGCTGTTGTCTTTGCGGCTATGGGTATCACAAAGGAAGAAGAAAACCAGTTCATGGCCGACTTCGAGCGTACAGGTGCTCTTGAGCACGCCGTCGTGTTCCTTAACCTTGCCGACGACCCTGCTGTAGAGCGTATCATAACACCGCGTCTTGCTCTTACAACGGCCGAATACCTTGCTTTCGAGCTCGGTTACCATGTGCTTGTCATCCTTACGGATATGACAAACTACTGTGAGGCACTGCGCCAGATAGGTGCTGCCCGTGAAGAGGTCCCGGGAAGGCGTGGATATCCGGGTTACATGTATACCGATCTTGCATCTCTGTATGAGCGTGCAGGTATCATCAAAGGTAAAAAAGGCTCGGTTACACAGCTTTCAATCCTGACCATGCCAGGTGACGATATAACTCACCCGATTCCTGACCTGTCGGGATACATCACGGAAGGCCAGATTGTGGTAAGCCGTGAGCTTCACAGGAAGGGCATATACCCGCCTATAAACGTCATGCCTTCACTGTCACGTCTGATGAACCTTGGTATCGGTGCCGGAAAGACGCGTGACGACCACAAGAAGGTATCTGATCAGATGTACGCCGGATACGCAGAGGGTGTCGACCTCCGTGGTCTTGTTGCAATCGTCGGAAAGGACGCACTTTCAGAGCGTGACCAGCGCTTTTTGGAGTTTGCCGACCTCTTCGAAAACAAGTTCGTCCGCCAGGGCCATGACGAGGACCGCTCCATTGCAGACTCGCTTGACATCGGATGGGAACTTCTGGCAACACTTCCGGAAGAGCAGCTTACGCGTATCGACCGCGACCTTATCCAGAAGTATCACCCGAAATACAGAAAGAAGGAGTGA
- a CDS encoding ATP synthase subunit A: protein MEVKGKSKGILKRISGPVVTAVDLEAHMYDVVRVGNEQLMGEVIKIDGDNVIIQVYEATDGIRPGEPVENTGLSLAVELGPGLLTSIYDGIQRPLEVLMEKMGSFIERGVNAPGLDHEKKWEFKPVVKKGDAAGPGAIIGEVQETNIVTKIMVPPNFKGGKVKEIKKGNFTIDEVVCVLDSGEEVTMMQKWPVRVPRPYIEKKNPDVPLITGLRILDGLFPIAKGGTAAIPGPFGSGKTVTQQSLAKWSDAEIVVYIGCGERGNEMTEVLTEFPELEDPKSGKPLMERTILIANTSNMPVAAREASVYTGITIAEYFRDMGYDVSLMADSTSRWAEAMREISSRLEEMPGEEGYPAYLSARLSEFYERAGRVDALCGKMGSVTVIGAVSPPGGDFSEPVTQNTLRIVKCFWALDAKLSQRRHFPAINWLNSYSLYLNALANYYDENVSPELNPLRSWAMEVLQKESELQEIVQLVGSDALPEAEQVTIEVARMIREVFLQQNAFDPVDAYCSMEKQFDLMKSIRKYADLAYSTQKSGFPIAAIIAIKSKNELARLKYVADYKPELEKILKDMEKEFAKIKEA from the coding sequence GTGGAAGTAAAAGGAAAATCTAAAGGAATTCTAAAAAGGATTTCCGGGCCGGTCGTTACAGCCGTAGACCTTGAAGCACATATGTATGATGTGGTCAGGGTAGGCAACGAACAACTTATGGGTGAGGTTATCAAAATAGACGGCGATAACGTCATCATCCAGGTCTACGAGGCGACCGACGGAATCCGCCCGGGCGAGCCGGTTGAAAATACCGGGCTCTCCCTGGCAGTTGAGCTTGGACCGGGTCTTCTGACAAGTATCTATGATGGTATTCAGAGGCCGCTCGAGGTGCTCATGGAAAAGATGGGCAGCTTCATCGAGCGCGGTGTAAACGCACCGGGTCTTGACCATGAAAAGAAATGGGAGTTTAAGCCTGTCGTCAAAAAAGGCGATGCGGCAGGTCCGGGAGCTATCATCGGAGAGGTCCAGGAGACAAACATAGTCACAAAGATTATGGTCCCGCCGAACTTTAAGGGCGGCAAAGTCAAAGAAATCAAAAAAGGGAACTTCACAATTGACGAAGTTGTCTGTGTCCTTGATTCCGGCGAAGAAGTGACCATGATGCAGAAGTGGCCTGTACGTGTCCCGAGACCATACATCGAAAAGAAGAACCCTGATGTACCGCTTATTACAGGTCTTCGTATCCTCGACGGTCTTTTCCCGATTGCAAAGGGCGGTACGGCTGCAATCCCGGGTCCGTTCGGATCGGGAAAGACAGTTACGCAGCAGTCGCTTGCAAAGTGGTCCGATGCCGAGATTGTAGTCTACATCGGGTGCGGAGAGCGTGGAAACGAGATGACCGAGGTTTTAACCGAGTTCCCTGAGCTTGAGGACCCGAAGAGCGGAAAGCCTCTGATGGAGAGGACAATTCTTATCGCAAACACCTCGAACATGCCTGTTGCAGCACGTGAGGCATCGGTTTATACAGGTATCACAATCGCGGAGTACTTCCGTGATATGGGATACGATGTATCCCTGATGGCTGACTCAACGTCACGCTGGGCAGAGGCAATGCGTGAAATTTCGTCACGTCTTGAAGAGATGCCCGGTGAAGAGGGTTATCCGGCATACCTGTCAGCTCGTCTTTCCGAGTTCTACGAACGTGCAGGACGTGTTGACGCTCTCTGCGGCAAGATGGGATCAGTAACCGTTATCGGTGCCGTATCACCACCAGGTGGTGATTTCTCGGAACCTGTTACCCAGAACACTCTTCGTATCGTAAAGTGCTTCTGGGCCCTGGATGCAAAACTCTCGCAGAGACGTCACTTCCCGGCCATCAACTGGCTGAACTCGTACTCACTTTACCTTAACGCTCTTGCAAACTACTACGATGAGAACGTCTCACCTGAACTCAACCCGTTAAGGTCATGGGCGATGGAGGTTTTGCAGAAGGAATCCGAACTCCAGGAAATTGTACAGCTTGTAGGTTCAGACGCACTTCCTGAGGCGGAACAGGTCACAATCGAAGTCGCACGTATGATCCGTGAGGTCTTTTTGCAGCAGAACGCTTTCGACCCCGTTGATGCATACTGTTCGATGGAGAAGCAGTTCGACCTGATGAAGTCCATCAGAAAATATGCAGACCTTGCATACTCTACGCAGAAATCAGGATTCCCGATTGCGGCGATTATCGCCATCAAGTCCAAGAACGAGCTTGCACGCTTAAAGTACGTTGCAGACTACAAGCCAGAACTTGAGAAGATTCTCAAAGACATGGAAAAAGAGTTTGCAAAGATTAAGGAGGCCTGA
- a CDS encoding V-type ATP synthase subunit F, whose protein sequence is MEIAVVGNSEFILGFRLAGIQKTYAADTDEAFADQVTKVLGDKDVGIIVLKGEDMQKLSFRLRTTLSESVKPTVITIGEETGGISMRERIKRSVGVDLWK, encoded by the coding sequence ATGGAAATAGCAGTAGTTGGTAACAGCGAGTTCATACTCGGATTCCGCCTTGCCGGCATCCAGAAGACCTACGCGGCAGACACCGATGAGGCGTTTGCCGACCAGGTCACAAAGGTTCTCGGCGACAAGGACGTGGGAATCATAGTTCTTAAAGGCGAAGACATGCAGAAACTGTCGTTTAGGCTTCGCACCACGCTTTCGGAGTCTGTAAAGCCGACCGTTATCACCATCGGAGAGGAGACGGGAGGCATTTCCATGAGAGAGAGAATTAAGAGATCAGTGGGTGTTGATCTGTGGAAGTAA
- a CDS encoding V-type ATP synthase subunit C, producing the protein MAAVNTTGPAPYIYACTRMRVRKASLLPHEEYMRMLNMELPEIARFIEETNYKTEIDELASSFSGIDLMEIGLSWNLAKEYQRIIALVPGHLKAFTKSYLLKWDILNMLTILRGKNQGVSAGKIKEILIPAGSLDKDSLDKLLAEDSTDRIIDSLKGHMLYDVFEQEIAAAVESGSFSRMENELYKAYYAILIKESKSGVRGGHAFLKYVRLDIDTKNLETVFRVKGETDTESIRNLLIDGGSFSADELVRFSGMENIDEMIDSVKKRMKTGSFDAVFEAVSEKKPVQELEVGLITAKLAEMDRLSKLYPMSVAPILLYLEMKHYEVTNLRAIARGKESNLPNENIKACMVVLNGNSSSW; encoded by the coding sequence ATGGCTGCAGTTAATACTACAGGCCCGGCTCCCTACATATACGCCTGCACACGTATGCGGGTCAGGAAGGCATCTCTCCTTCCGCATGAAGAGTATATGAGGATGCTTAATATGGAGCTCCCGGAAATAGCCCGTTTCATCGAGGAAACGAACTATAAAACGGAAATAGATGAGCTCGCCTCATCGTTCTCCGGCATTGATCTCATGGAGATTGGACTCTCATGGAACCTTGCAAAGGAGTACCAGAGAATAATAGCACTTGTACCCGGACATCTCAAGGCTTTTACAAAGAGCTACCTTTTAAAATGGGATATCCTTAACATGCTCACAATCCTCAGGGGAAAGAACCAGGGAGTTTCCGCAGGCAAAATAAAGGAGATTTTAATTCCCGCCGGAAGTCTTGACAAGGACAGTCTTGACAAACTCCTCGCAGAAGACTCAACAGACAGAATTATAGACAGCCTGAAAGGCCACATGCTCTATGACGTATTCGAGCAGGAGATTGCGGCAGCTGTTGAGTCAGGGTCTTTTTCACGGATGGAAAACGAACTTTACAAGGCGTATTATGCAATTCTCATAAAGGAGTCCAAGAGCGGTGTCAGGGGAGGGCATGCCTTCCTCAAATATGTCAGGCTTGATATTGACACGAAGAACCTTGAGACCGTCTTCCGCGTTAAAGGTGAGACAGACACCGAATCTATCAGAAATCTTCTGATTGATGGCGGAAGCTTCTCCGCCGATGAACTCGTCCGTTTCTCAGGAATGGAAAACATTGATGAGATGATAGATTCCGTAAAGAAGAGGATGAAGACAGGTTCGTTTGATGCAGTATTTGAGGCTGTAAGCGAGAAAAAACCGGTGCAGGAGCTTGAGGTAGGTCTTATCACGGCAAAACTTGCCGAAATGGACAGGCTTTCAAAGCTCTACCCTATGTCCGTTGCACCGATTCTCCTCTACCTCGAGATGAAGCATTACGAAGTCACGAACCTTCGCGCCATAGCACGCGGAAAGGAATCGAACCTTCCAAACGAGAATATAAAGGCCTGTATGGTGGTGCTTAATGGAAATAGCAGTAGTTGGTAA
- a CDS encoding V-type ATP synthase subunit E family protein, with amino-acid sequence MALDAVVGEIKDKGNKEAAAIKAEAKAESGRILSEANSKVVAIKTAAEEEANRQSSQIISRETAAANLAVKREVLNAEKDLLDMVHKATVNAIDDLPGDFHKKAVRELCKAAAKELGEGVLYCNKRDKEAVESAISELKTLSGFTLAGTKDISGGVIAESKDGLLQLDFSYGAYLSEVWETGLKDASEALFK; translated from the coding sequence ATGGCATTGGATGCTGTAGTCGGTGAAATTAAGGACAAAGGCAATAAGGAAGCTGCGGCTATAAAGGCAGAAGCAAAGGCTGAATCCGGCAGGATTCTATCCGAGGCAAACTCTAAGGTTGTTGCAATTAAAACAGCGGCAGAAGAGGAGGCAAACCGCCAGTCGTCCCAGATTATATCAAGGGAGACTGCGGCTGCAAATCTTGCGGTCAAAAGAGAGGTTCTCAACGCCGAAAAAGACCTTCTGGACATGGTCCACAAGGCAACAGTCAACGCAATAGATGACCTGCCCGGTGATTTCCACAAAAAAGCCGTCAGGGAGCTTTGCAAGGCCGCTGCAAAAGAGCTTGGAGAAGGTGTTCTCTACTGCAACAAACGTGATAAAGAAGCAGTAGAGTCTGCAATATCCGAACTTAAGACTTTATCCGGATTTACACTGGCTGGAACAAAAGATATCTCCGGTGGCGTCATCGCCGAGAGCAAAGACGGGCTGCTTCAGCTGGACTTCAGTTACGGCGCCTATCTTTCGGAGGTCTGGGAGACCGGGCTTAAAGACGCATCAGAGGCTCTGTTTAAGTAG
- a CDS encoding ATPase, whose amino-acid sequence MVVEGMTVEVAQASAVGFKAIGAGLAVGLAGMGTGLAQLGIGGAAVGATAENKEMFGLALLFTVIPETVVIFGLVVALLLLFT is encoded by the coding sequence ATGGTAGTTGAAGGTATGACAGTTGAAGTTGCTCAGGCATCCGCAGTTGGATTTAAAGCAATTGGTGCAGGTCTTGCAGTAGGACTTGCAGGTATGGGAACAGGTCTCGCACAGCTCGGTATAGGTGGTGCGGCAGTAGGTGCGACAGCAGAGAACAAGGAAATGTTCGGTCTTGCACTTCTGTTCACCGTTATCCCCGAGACAGTCGTTATCTTTGGTCTTGTTGTTGCACTTCTTCTCCTCTTTACATAA
- a CDS encoding V-type ATP synthase subunit I, giving the protein MFKVQRMSKLLIAASKDQLDPIVRELYRHNVFHIEDFVEQNAEGFDGLKIGKPMENAPETSTELLRVRSLSNTMGIKADSVEKEALQSAGSLHKSIGEELPAIEKEVAALVSKRNELESKARECEQKIQELSPFTSFPYDLSLLSGYDDFSVVAGHIPHDVKLPVDCEEFFAENSEGNLYIAVFKKSGQKEVEDFLSGNGFQSLPIPKECGDALGRINSYTHEKNSLEKETGEINEQIAALKSKHASYLVACDELLTADVERAEAPLRFATTEQTFVAEGWVPTDKAKSLVKDLESVTGGKVFVTEEEIDYDKDSVPIEYDNPDFSKPSEVLMDIYSRPQYNEFDPTLLVAIVFPIFFGFILGDIAYGLILLIVSVWLRKYLKDSIAGNQLLDVLRNASIMSIIFGVIFSEFLGFACPWEPFFISRHFHIGATEATGGGPDAIILLIISAWIGILHITLGRSIHIRNTCIQMHPGKHRSKVIFAQLGWIMVMWGILFLIWTIAAIPLMPDLTAGPMVTGFNVFAFIGALLIVAGIIGIGLDSALELMELTTIISHVLSYTRLAAVGLSSVAIAAVVNFISIGMMIEPAFADFGLMSFVMIIAGIFVFLIGHILNTALGLLSGGLHSIRLHYVEFFTKFYQGGGKKYEPFGIIRKFTEE; this is encoded by the coding sequence ATGTTTAAAGTCCAGAGGATGAGCAAACTGCTCATCGCCGCGTCCAAAGATCAGCTTGACCCGATTGTACGTGAGTTGTACAGACATAATGTCTTTCACATAGAAGACTTTGTGGAGCAGAATGCTGAAGGATTCGACGGCCTTAAAATCGGAAAACCGATGGAGAACGCCCCGGAGACATCAACAGAACTGCTCAGAGTAAGGTCTCTTTCGAACACTATGGGTATAAAAGCCGATTCTGTCGAAAAAGAGGCACTTCAGAGCGCAGGCTCTCTCCACAAAAGTATCGGGGAGGAACTGCCGGCTATAGAAAAAGAGGTCGCAGCACTTGTAAGCAAACGAAACGAACTTGAATCGAAAGCCCGCGAATGCGAGCAGAAAATTCAGGAGCTTTCACCGTTTACATCTTTTCCGTATGATCTCTCTCTTTTGTCAGGATATGACGATTTTTCTGTAGTCGCAGGTCACATCCCGCATGACGTTAAACTGCCTGTTGACTGCGAGGAGTTTTTTGCGGAAAATTCTGAAGGAAACCTGTATATTGCTGTTTTTAAGAAATCCGGGCAAAAGGAGGTCGAGGATTTCCTTTCAGGCAATGGTTTCCAGTCCCTGCCAATACCAAAAGAGTGCGGGGATGCACTGGGCAGAATAAATTCGTACACTCATGAGAAAAACAGTCTCGAAAAAGAGACTGGTGAAATCAACGAGCAGATAGCTGCTCTTAAATCTAAGCACGCATCGTATCTTGTGGCATGCGATGAACTGCTCACGGCAGACGTGGAACGTGCGGAAGCACCGCTTAGATTCGCCACTACCGAGCAGACTTTTGTTGCCGAAGGCTGGGTTCCTACAGACAAGGCGAAAAGTCTGGTCAAAGATCTGGAGTCTGTTACGGGCGGAAAAGTGTTCGTAACGGAAGAAGAGATTGATTACGACAAAGATTCAGTGCCTATTGAATACGATAACCCCGACTTTTCAAAGCCTTCCGAGGTTTTAATGGATATCTATTCAAGGCCGCAGTATAATGAGTTTGATCCGACATTGCTCGTTGCAATTGTCTTCCCGATATTCTTCGGTTTCATACTGGGCGATATCGCGTATGGTCTTATACTGCTTATTGTAAGCGTCTGGCTGCGCAAATATCTCAAAGACAGCATTGCAGGTAACCAGCTTTTAGACGTTCTCAGAAACGCAAGTATTATGAGTATAATATTTGGTGTAATATTTAGTGAATTCCTGGGATTTGCATGCCCATGGGAGCCTTTCTTTATCAGCCGCCACTTCCATATCGGAGCGACGGAAGCTACAGGAGGAGGTCCCGATGCAATTATTCTGCTGATTATATCGGCATGGATAGGTATCCTGCATATAACCTTGGGAAGATCGATTCACATAAGAAACACCTGTATTCAGATGCACCCCGGAAAACACAGGAGCAAGGTAATATTTGCCCAGCTCGGCTGGATTATGGTAATGTGGGGGATTCTGTTTCTGATATGGACTATAGCCGCAATTCCGCTTATGCCCGATTTGACCGCAGGACCTATGGTCACAGGCTTCAACGTCTTCGCATTTATAGGTGCCCTGCTAATCGTCGCAGGAATTATCGGCATAGGGCTGGATTCGGCGCTTGAGCTCATGGAGCTCACGACAATTATAAGTCACGTATTGTCCTACACCCGTCTTGCAGCAGTCGGTCTTTCATCGGTTGCAATCGCAGCGGTTGTAAACTTCATCTCAATAGGCATGATGATAGAGCCTGCATTTGCAGACTTCGGTCTCATGAGCTTTGTGATGATTATAGCGGGAATTTTCGTATTCCTGATAGGACACATTTTAAACACCGCTCTTGGTCTCCTTAGCGGTGGTCTGCATTCGATTCGTTTGCATTACGTTGAATTCTTCACCAAATTCTATCAGGGTGGAGGAAAGAAGTACGAACCATTTGGAATTATAAGAAAGTTTACGGAGGAATAA
- the ahaH gene encoding ATP synthase archaeal subunit H: MKTEVLKSIKDSEEEYKKIISTALEEKKRTIADAEAEAGNLIAKAQKDAEEYKNKRIADARSEAEKNFAKIVKDGGQHAEALRKRATENLDKAANMLVEKFKVKLNV; the protein is encoded by the coding sequence ATGAAGACTGAGGTCCTCAAGAGCATCAAAGATTCAGAAGAAGAGTACAAAAAAATTATCAGTACAGCTTTGGAAGAGAAAAAACGCACTATTGCGGATGCCGAAGCTGAGGCTGGCAATCTTATTGCGAAAGCACAAAAAGATGCTGAAGAGTACAAGAACAAGCGTATCGCAGACGCACGGTCTGAAGCGGAGAAGAACTTCGCAAAGATCGTAAAGGACGGCGGACAGCATGCTGAAGCTCTCAGAAAGAGGGCAACAGAAAACCTTGACAAAGCAGCAAATATGCTTGTAGAAAAGTTCAAGGTGAAGCTAAATGTTTAA
- a CDS encoding flagellin, with the protein MDDKSEAFTGLEAAIVLIAFVVVASVFSFAVLGAGFFTTDKTQDVLYSSVQSAGAMPQLLGNVYGLKGENGIGSIRYSISLSPGGDILDLSSMVVTWSTSENIENIEPNDPLYSTSIDKGHWGIIDRKPSSKSNDNFLESGETFTILIHLDSLDELSENEKFTVEMKSPSSGVFIVSGNAPYQVDKVNILY; encoded by the coding sequence TTGGATGATAAATCTGAAGCATTTACTGGCCTTGAGGCTGCTATTGTCCTTATAGCATTCGTAGTTGTAGCTTCGGTTTTCTCATTTGCCGTTCTGGGTGCGGGATTTTTTACGACAGACAAAACGCAGGACGTATTATATTCGTCAGTACAGAGTGCAGGCGCGATGCCGCAGCTTCTGGGCAATGTATACGGCCTTAAAGGTGAAAACGGCATAGGCTCGATAAGGTATTCCATATCTCTTTCGCCTGGAGGGGATATTCTTGATCTAAGCAGCATGGTCGTAACGTGGAGTACAAGTGAAAATATAGAAAACATCGAACCGAACGACCCGCTATACAGTACATCCATAGACAAAGGGCATTGGGGAATTATTGACCGAAAACCTTCCTCCAAGTCAAACGACAATTTCCTAGAATCAGGAGAGACATTTACAATTCTCATTCACCTGGATTCATTGGATGAACTCAGTGAGAACGAAAAGTTTACGGTAGAGATGAAATCCCCGTCGTCAGGCGTTTTTATTGTCTCCGGAAATGCTCCGTACCAGGTTGACAAGGTAAATATTCTCTACTGA